One Brassica napus cultivar Da-Ae chromosome A1, Da-Ae, whole genome shotgun sequence genomic region harbors:
- the LOC106371604 gene encoding homeobox protein knotted-1-like 5, whose protein sequence is MSFTSSHLLPPQEDLPLRHFSDQSHQHPQPHFSETPSLLTATFLNLPPAAATADSDFAPPNRGGDSSSAAAATNRRWLSFDSSEIQNTGEAPSEVIDGVNADGGGEDWKSASCKAAIVRHPMFEQLLAAHVACLRVATPVDQIPRIDAQLGELNAVAAKYSTLGVVMDNKELDHFMSHYVVLLCSFKEQLQHHVCVHAMEAITACWEIEQSLQSITGVSPSENNGKTMSDDEDDNQVESEVNMFDGSMDGSDCMMGFGPLVPTERERSLLERVKKELKHELKQGFKEKIVDIREEIMRKRRAGKLPGDTTSVLKEWWRTHAKWPYPTEEDKAKLVQETGLQLKQINNWFINQRKRNWNSNSSTSSTPFKNKRKRTGKS, encoded by the exons ATGTCGTTTACCAGCTCCCACCTCCTTCCTCCGCAAGAAGACCTTCCTCTCCGACACTTCTCCGATCAATCCCACCAACACCCTCAGCCTCACTTCTCCGAAACACCGTCCCTCCTCACCGCCACCTTCCTCAACCTCCCTCCCGCCGCAGCCACGGCGGACTCCGATTTCGCGCCTCCGAATCGCGGCGGAGACAGCTCCTCCGCTGCCGCCGCTACGAACCGACGGTGGCTCTCCTTCGACTCCTCCGAGATCCAAAACACCGGGGAAGCCCCCTCTGAAGTCATAGACGGAGTCAACGCCGACGGAGGAGGCGAGGATTGGAAGAGCGCGAGCTGCAAGGCGGCGATTGTGAGGCATCCGATGTTCGAGCAGCTCCTGGCGGCTCACGTGGCTTGCCTTAGGGTCGCGACTCCCGTTGACCAGATTCCGAGGATCGATGCGCAGCTCGGCGAGTTGAACGCCGTCGCCGCTAAGTACTCCACTCTTGGTGTGGTTATGGATaacaaggagcttgatcatttCATG TCACATTATGTTGTTCTCTTATGTTCGTTTAAAGAGCAACTCCAACACCACGTTTGTGTGCATGCAATGGAAGCTATTACAGCTTGTTGGGAGATTGAGCAGTCACTGCAATCCATAACGG GAGTTTCACCAAGTGAAAATAATGGCAAGACAATGtcggatgatgaagatgataatCAAGTAGAGAGCGAGGTGAACATGTTTGATGGAAGCATGGACGGTTCCGATTGCATGATGGGATTCGGTCCTCTTGTTCCAACGGAGCGCGAGAGATCCTTGCTGGAACGTGTGAAGAAGGAACTGAAGCATGAGCTTAAACAG gGTTTCAAAGAGAAGATTGTGGACATAAGAGAAGAGATAATGAGGAAGAGAAGGGCGGGAAAGTTACCTGGAGATACGACTTCTGTACTCAAAGAGTGGTGGCGAACTCACGCCAAATGGCCATACCCAACT GAGGAAGATAAGGCAAAACTGGTTCAAGAAACCGGTTTGCAGCTGAAGCAGATTAACAATTGGTTTATCAACCAGAGGAAAAGAAACTGGAACAGCAACTCTTCCACATCATCTACTCCCTTCAAGAACAAACGTAAACG GACCGGGAAGTCGTAG
- the LOC106371355 gene encoding probable receptor-like protein kinase At1g80640 — MIKILHLLLKVSVVQFLCCVYASTAFHPPASQPSLSPVYTSMASFSPGIQMSRGQVHNKLIIALIISSSSLGLIVFCCLCFWAVYRSKQFPKPTKNSESGISLPKKGFVQSFDYKTLEKATCGFKDSNLIGRGGFGFVYKACLDNHTLAAVKKIENVSQEAKREFQNEVDLLSKIHHPNIISLLGHTSEISSSFIVYELMEKGSLDAQLHGPSRGSALTWHMRMKIALDTARGVEYLHERCRPPVIHRDIKSSNILLDSSFNAKISDFGLAVTNGMHGKNNIKLSGTLGYVAPEYLLDGKLTDKSDVYSFGVVLLELLLGRRPVEKLSSVQCQSLVTWAMPQLTDRSKLPKIVDPVIKDTMDHKHLYQVAAVAVLCVQPEPSYRPLITDVLHSLVPLVPVELGGTLRLTSSSS, encoded by the exons ATGATAAAGATTCTTCATCTACTTCTTAAGGTCTCGGTTGTCCAGTTTCTCTGTTGTGTATATGCTTCTACTGCATTTCATCCACCTGCTTCACAGCCTTCCCTGTCTCCTGTTTACACTTCCATGGCTTCCTTCTCTCcag GAATCCAAATGAGTAGAGGCCAAGTACACAATAAACTTATAATCGCTCTTATAATCAGCTCCTCGTCGCTAGGACTAAtagttttttgttgtttatgCTTTTGGGCTGTTTATCGGTCTAAGCAATTTCCCAAACCCACCAAGAACTCAG AGAGTGGGATTTCATTACCCAAGAAGGGTTTTGTGCAGTCCTTCGATTACAAGACACTAGAGAAAGCAACATGCGGTTTCAAAGACAGTAATCTTATAGGACGAGGCGGGTTTGGATTTGTTTACAAAGCCTGCTTAGACAATCACACTCTAGCCGCGGTTAAAAAGATCGAAAACGTTAGCCAAGAAGCAAAACGGGAGTTTCAG AACGAAGTTGATCTATTGAGCAAGATTCACCATCCGAACATCATCTCACTTTTGGGACATACAAGTGAAATCAGCTCGAGCTTCATCGTTTACGAGCTGATGGAAAAGGGATCTTTGGATGCACAGTTACACG GACCTTCTCGGGGATCGGCATTAACATGGCACATGCGGATGAAGATTGCTCTTGATACAGCCAG AGGTGTAGAGTATCTTCATGAGCGCTGTCGTCCTCCGGTTATCCACAGAGATATAAAATCTTCAAATATTCTCCTTGATTCTTCCTTCAACGCCAAG ATATCTGATTTTGGACTTGCGGTAACGAACGGGATGCACGGCAAGAACAACATTAAACTATCTGGGACACTTGGTTATGTTGCTCCAGAATATCTCCTAGATG GTAAATTAACGGATAAAAGTGATGTTTACTCATTCGGAGTGGTTCTACTTGAACTGTTGCTGGGAAGACGGCCGGTTGAGAAGTTGAGTTCGGTTCAGTGCCAATCTCTGGTCACTTGG GCAATGCCACAACTTACGGATAGATCAAAGCTTCCTAAAATAGTGGATCCAGTTATCAAAGATACAATGGATCATAAGCATCTATACCAG GTAGCAGCTGTGGCAGTGCTTTGTGTACAGCCAGAACCGAGTTATAGACCGTTGATAACCGATGTTCTTCACTCACTTGTTCCACTGGTTCCGGTAGAGCTAGGAGGAACACTCCGGTTAACATCATCATCGTCCTAA
- the LOC125609240 gene encoding uncharacterized protein LOC125609240 — protein sequence MLDSLSSISIYQTSLCLSSSFSLSSVTSLSFSSLAPSILYLIPFSSGSCRFDQLASMKKVTSAAAKTLVKDEWVTTAMTDDEMVVELLIRLKHAGTVVSEDPSTNLPPLRWGARQRRSRSSRFGVNGVVSLKKDVDSARGSPKTPLSWSGGGSASPSADGFEDTSLQASCSTSTGSGSKAFPTNEITSSFSKRLKIKKKSSSELKYQENLKLKERTDLEKEIASMRETFDVQNVRNQRLKRIKLDLNSGRVKNETLVDLTPKPQGESKSCRAEGNETASSENKDSFFFLPDLNMVPTEDEILYGTS from the exons ATGTTAGATAGCCTCTCCTCAATATCGATATATCAAACTTCCCTCTGTCTTTCTtcctcattctctctctcttctgtaACTTCTCTTTCATTCTCCTCTCTCGCTCCTTCTATATTGTATCTGATTCCCTTTTCCTCCGGGAGCTGTAGATTTGATCAGTTAGCGTCGATGAAGAAAGTTACATCGGCTGCGGCTAAGACGCTGGTCAAGGATGAGTGGGTGACGACGGCGATGACAGACGACGAGATGGTCGTGGAGCTTCTTATCCGGCTGAAGCATGCTGGGACGGTGGTTTCGGAAGATCCATCGACGAACCTTCCTCCGTTGCGGTGGGGAGCCCGTCAACGGCGGTCTCGGTCGTCAAGATTTGGTGTTAACGGCGTCGTTTCGTTGAAGAAGGATGTTGATTCCGCTAGAGGCAGTCCGAAGACGCCGCTCTCGTGGAGCGGCGGCGGATCTGCGTCTCCCTCGGCTGATGGATTCGAGGACACCAGTCTCCAAGCGAGCTGCTCCACATCTACAGGATCCGGATCTAAG gCTTTTCCCACAAATGAAATCACCAGTTCTTTCTCCAAGAGAttgaagataaagaagaag TCATCTTCTGAGCTTAAGTACCAAGAGAACTTGAAGCTGAAGGAGAGAACAGACCTTGAAAAG GAGATTGCAAGTATGCGAGAAACGTTCGACGTACAAAACGTAAGGAACCAAAGGTTGAAGAGGATTAAg CTTGACTTGAACTCAGGCCGTGTCAAGAATGAAACTCTGGTTGATCTGACTCCTAAGCCTCAAGGAGAATCAAAATCTTGCAGAGCAGAGGGCAACGAAACCGCTAGCTCGGAAAAtaaggacagcttcttcttcctccctgATTTGAACATGGTACCAACAGAGGACGAGATATTGTATGGAACTAGCTAA
- the LOC125609243 gene encoding aspartate aminotransferase, chloroplastic, translated as MASSMLSLGSTSLLPRVINKDKLKLGTSGSNPFLKAKSFSRVTMSVTVKPSRFEGITMAPPDPILGVSEAFKADTNELKLNLGVGAYRTEELQPYVLNVVKKAENLMLERGDNKEYLPIEGLAAFNKATAELLFGAGHPVIKEQKVATIQGLSGTGSLRLAAALIERYFPGAKVLISAPTWGNHKNIFNDAKVPWSEYRYYDPKTIGLDFEGMIADIKEAPEGSFILLHGCAHNPTGIDPTPEQWVKIADVIQEKNHIPFFDVAYQGFASGSLDEDAASVRLFAERGMEFFVAQSYSKNLGLYAERIGAINVVCSSADAATRVKSQLKRIARPMYSNPPVHGARIVANVVGDAAMFNEWKAEMEMMAGRIKTVRQQLYDSLVSKDKSGKDWSFILKQIGMFSFTGLNKAQSDNMTDKWHVYMTKDGRISLAGLSMAKCEYLADAIIDSYHNALLYWETPIEL; from the exons ATGGCTTCTTCAATGCTGTCTCTCGGTTCTACTTCTCTGCTACCTCGCGTGATTAACAAG GATAAGCTAAAGCTTGGAACTTCCGGTTCCAACCCCTTCCTGAAAGCAAAG TCTTTTAGCAGGGTGACCATGTCGGTTACAGTCAAGCCTTCTCGCTTTGAGGGTATCACTATGGCTCCACCAGACCCTATTCTTGGAGTCAGCGAAGCTTTCAAAGCTGACACTAACGAGCTTAAGCTCAATCTCGGTGTTGGTGCTTATCGTACTGAGGAACTCCAGCCTTATGTCCTTAATGTTGTTAAAAAG GCGGAGAACCTGATGTTGGAGAGAGGAGATAACAAAGAG TATCTCCCAATCGAAGGGTTGGCTGCATTCAACAAGGCCACTGCTGAGCTGCTGTTTGGAGCTGGTCATCCTGTTATTAAGGAACAAAAG GTGGCAACAATTCAAGGTCTTTCCGGAACAGGTTCACTGAGACTAGCAGCGGCTCTTATCGAGCGTTATTTTCCTGGAGCTAAAGTGCTTATATCTGCACCAACATGGG GTAACCACAAGAACATCTTCAACGACGCCAAAGTTCCCTGGTCTGAATACCGCTACTATGATCCCAAAACAATTGGTTTGGACTTTGAAGGGATGATAGCAGATATAAAG GAAGCTCCAGAAGGATCATTCATACTGCTACACGGATGTGCTCACAACCCAACTGGAATCGACCCAACACCAGAGCAGTGGGTGAAAATTGCTGACGTCATTCAAGAAAAGAACCACATCCCATTTTTCGATGTTGCATACCAGGGCTTTGCCAGTGGAAGCCTTGATGAAGACGCAGCTTCCGTGAGACTATTTGCTGAGCGTGGGATGGAGTTTTTCGTCGCTCAGTCGTATAGTAAAAACTTGGGTCTTTATGCTGAAAGGATTGGAGCTATCAACGTCGTCTGCTCATCAGCTGATGCTGCTACAAG GGTGAAGAGCCAGTTGAAAAGGATAGCTAGGCCTATGTACTCGAACCCACCGGTTCACGGTGCGAGGATCGTGGCTAATGTAGTGGGAGATGCAGCTATGTTCAACGAGTGGAAAGCAGAGATGGAAATGATGGCGGGGAGGATTAAGACGGTGAGACAGCAGCTGTACGACAGCCTCGTTTCGAAGGATAAGAGCGGCAAAGACTGGTCGTTTATTCTGAAGCAGATTGGCATGTTCTCATTCACCGGTCTCAACAAAGCTCAG AGTGATAACATGACGGACAAGTGGCATGTGTACATGACTAAAGACGGGAGGATATCTTTGGCTGGACTGTCTATGGCGAAATGCGAGTACCTTGCTGATGCCATCATCGACTCGTACCATAAC GCATTGTTGTACTGGGAGACTCCCATCGAGTTATAG
- the LOC125609241 gene encoding serine/arginine repetitive matrix protein 1-like, protein MGVAVLNPQDCLKQPFSHMKYPRNHTACPNRHQKKPVPNRTRRSPPRNQTTRSPPKAPPPPPQRAAVSSYVPKGTVEKSPTKNVVVGQVRILKRGEEIPKKTLELVVEKTNLVVEKTDLVVEKPDLVSTQRIGPDPCLIPSQIRLSDRKSKKTTVVPFYAGPVTMTSPPPSDVPLPAFFTTKKDATNHIIKLLRLDVACMSLQ, encoded by the coding sequence ATGGGCGTAGCTGTTCTAAATCCACAGGACTGTCTCAAACAACCTTTCTCCCACATGAAGTATCCTCGTAACCACACCGCATGCCCCAACAGGCATCAGAAGAAGCCGGTTCCAAACCGCACGCGCCGGAGTCCTCCGCGCAATCAGACAACCAGATCTCCTCCTAAAGCTCCGCCTCCGCCTCCTCAACGCGCCGCCGTCTCTTCTTACGTCCCGAAGGGAACGGTTGAGAAGAGTCCCACCAAAAACGTCGTCGTTGGTCAGGTTAGGATCCTGAAGCGCGGCGAGGAGATCCCTAAGAAGACATTAGAATTGGTCGTGGAAAAGACAAATCTGGTCGTGGAGAAGACAGATCTGGTCGTGGAGAAGCCAGATCTGGTTTCTACTCAGCGGATCGGACCAGATCCGTGTCTGATTCCGAGCCAGATCCGTCTCTCCGACCGTAAATCGAAGAAGACCACCGTAGTTCCGTTTTACGCCGGTCCTGTGACCATGACCTCGCCGCCTCCGAGCGACGTCCCTCTTCCAGCCTTCTTCACCACGAAGAAGGACGCTACAAACCATATCATCAAGCTGCTTCGCCTAGACGTCGCATGTATGTCTCTCCAATGA